From Paenibacillus sp. PK3_47, the proteins below share one genomic window:
- a CDS encoding cell wall hydrolase, which produces MVIFRQNRCIALLVSVILVCFSAISLMNTEGAAEGEHSIPLDKLSGNGHASAAPALLKTAPVSKTTDSTKLKPLLYTAAADPGLAFKGEQTLELISLDKLKSQIPAKKTEAPKIKAAVVQKPPVVVQQAKGQAANQGSQTVKQAKAESKQQPPTTLFFSRTELLSQEQQAEATWSYAVSEEDLLLLQKIVMAEAEGEPYQGKVAVANVVLNRLRSANFPDTIYEVIYQKSQFSPVANGRLKRVTPNEDSIKAVNAALSGIKEVTDDTYFFLSLKLAQDLTVHHSRTLAKTIGNHTFYK; this is translated from the coding sequence ATGGTAATTTTTAGACAAAACCGCTGTATCGCGCTGCTGGTCAGCGTAATTCTAGTGTGTTTCTCTGCTATAAGCCTGATGAATACTGAAGGAGCTGCGGAGGGAGAGCATTCCATCCCATTGGATAAATTAAGCGGGAACGGCCACGCATCAGCGGCACCAGCCCTGCTAAAGACAGCACCAGTCTCCAAGACGACAGACAGTACCAAGCTGAAGCCCCTGCTCTATACTGCAGCTGCCGATCCGGGGCTTGCCTTTAAAGGCGAGCAGACTCTGGAGTTGATTAGTCTGGACAAGCTGAAGAGTCAAATTCCGGCTAAAAAAACAGAAGCACCCAAGATCAAAGCTGCTGTGGTGCAGAAACCGCCGGTAGTTGTCCAGCAGGCAAAGGGACAGGCGGCAAACCAGGGGAGTCAGACCGTAAAACAGGCAAAGGCGGAATCTAAGCAACAACCCCCCACAACATTGTTCTTCTCTCGGACAGAGCTATTAAGCCAGGAGCAGCAAGCTGAAGCAACCTGGAGCTACGCCGTATCCGAAGAAGACCTGCTACTGCTGCAAAAAATCGTTATGGCAGAAGCAGAGGGCGAACCGTACCAGGGCAAAGTGGCAGTTGCCAACGTTGTTCTGAACCGGCTGCGGTCAGCCAATTTTCCCGACACAATCTATGAGGTAATCTATCAGAAAAGCCAGTTCAGTCCTGTGGCCAATGGGCGTCTTAAGCGTGTAACGCCCAATGAGGACAGCATCAAAGCGGTAAATGCCGCGCTATCGGGGATAAAAGAAGTCACGGATGATACGTATTTCTTCCTGTCACTAAAGCTTGCGCAGGATCTGACAGTCCATCATTCCCGCACTTTAGCCAAAACGATCGGCAATCATACATTCTATAAATAA